One Deinococcus sp. LM3 DNA segment encodes these proteins:
- the kdpC gene encoding potassium-transporting ATPase subunit KdpC yields the protein MTLPTNPEPAVPEPVMPGPVTPEPLMPAAPLTHLLRSAALAALLFTAVCGLAYPLLTTLAGNALFPAQATGSLLSRDGQVIGSALIGQDFTAPGYLRGRPSQTNRTDGSGPQPYNAENSGASNWGPTNARLRDAAQDRAESFRAANGLGASAPVPVDMVTASGSGLDPDVSVAAALAQAGRIARERAVAPAQVQAVIRANVTPRSLGVLGEERVNVLRVNLALDDLTAGRR from the coding sequence ATGACCCTCCCGACCAACCCTGAACCTGCCGTCCCCGAGCCTGTCATGCCCGGACCTGTCACGCCTGAACCGCTCATGCCTGCCGCGCCCCTGACGCACCTGCTGCGCTCCGCCGCGCTCGCCGCGCTGCTGTTCACCGCCGTGTGCGGCCTCGCGTACCCGCTCCTGACCACCCTCGCCGGGAACGCCCTGTTCCCCGCGCAGGCGACCGGCAGCCTGCTCTCCCGCGACGGTCAGGTCATCGGGTCCGCGCTGATCGGGCAGGACTTCACCGCTCCCGGCTACCTGCGCGGCCGCCCCAGTCAGACCAACCGCACCGACGGCAGCGGCCCGCAACCCTACAACGCCGAGAACAGCGGCGCCAGCAACTGGGGCCCCACCAACGCCAGACTCCGGGACGCCGCGCAGGACCGCGCCGAGAGCTTCCGCGCCGCGAACGGCCTGGGCGCCTCGGCGCCCGTGCCGGTGGACATGGTCACCGCGTCCGGCAGCGGCCTCGACCCGGACGTCAGCGTGGCCGCCGCCCTCGCCCAGGCCGGCCGGATCGCCCGTGAACGCGCCGTTGCGCCCGCGCAGGTGCAGGCCGTCATCCGCGCGAACGTCACGCCGCGCAGCCTCGGCGTGCTCGGCGAGGAACGCGTGAACGTCCTGCGCGTCAACCTCGCCCTGGACGACCTGACGGCCGGCCGGCGCTGA
- the kdpA gene encoding potassium-transporting ATPase subunit KdpA encodes MDFLTLPGLGAGAQLLAVLAVGGLLIVPVGRLLHGVFTGARHTAPERLTYRLLRVNPAERMDWRRYGLTLVLCNLVMLLVSYALIRLQPWLPWNPAGLAAQAPELAWNTAVSFMTNTNWQAYSGEQSLSYFSQMAVLTTFMFTSAATGFAAAAAFMRGLAGTTGAQLGNFWVDLTRIIYRVFLPLSFAVALILIWQGVPQTLNATVTAQTLQGDTQRIALGPVASLESIKHLGTNGGGFFGMNAAHPFENPTPLTNALHVLCMLLLPTSLTYAFGRLLANRRQGWVIFGGMFTLFAVFLGVLLLSEQRGNPILTAAGADQTVTATQAGGNMEGKEVRFGITQTALFAATTTAATTGSVNAMHDSLTPLGGLVTTLQMMLNSVFGGKGVGLINFTQYLILSVFLAGLMVGRTPQFLGKKIEAREVKLVMLAVLAHPLSILGFTALAVTLPAALGSLNNPGAHGFTEVLYAYTSATANNGSAFAGLNANTPFYNLTTGLAMLTGRYLTLLPMLAVAGLLAAKMRVPAGSGTLRTDTALFGGLTVTVLLIVGALTFLPALTLGPVTDHLQMMKGAVQ; translated from the coding sequence ATGGACTTCCTGACCCTGCCCGGCCTGGGTGCCGGCGCGCAACTCCTCGCCGTGCTGGCCGTGGGCGGCCTGCTGATCGTGCCGGTCGGCCGACTGCTGCACGGCGTCTTCACCGGGGCGCGGCACACCGCCCCCGAACGCCTCACGTACCGCCTGCTGCGCGTGAATCCCGCCGAGCGTATGGACTGGCGCCGCTACGGCCTGACGCTGGTGCTGTGTAACCTCGTCATGCTGCTCGTGTCGTACGCGCTGATCCGCCTGCAGCCCTGGCTGCCGTGGAACCCGGCGGGTCTCGCGGCGCAGGCGCCGGAACTCGCGTGGAACACGGCCGTGTCGTTCATGACGAACACCAACTGGCAGGCGTACAGCGGCGAGCAGAGCTTGTCGTACTTCTCGCAGATGGCGGTCCTGACGACGTTCATGTTCACGTCCGCCGCGACCGGCTTCGCGGCGGCCGCCGCGTTCATGCGCGGCCTCGCCGGGACGACCGGAGCGCAGCTGGGCAACTTCTGGGTGGACCTGACCCGCATCATCTACCGGGTGTTCCTGCCGCTGAGCTTCGCGGTGGCCCTGATCCTGATCTGGCAGGGCGTCCCGCAGACCCTGAACGCGACCGTCACCGCGCAGACCCTGCAGGGCGACACGCAACGCATCGCGCTGGGACCCGTGGCGAGCCTGGAAAGCATCAAGCACCTCGGCACGAACGGCGGCGGGTTCTTCGGCATGAACGCCGCGCATCCCTTCGAGAACCCCACGCCCCTCACGAACGCGCTGCACGTGCTGTGCATGCTGCTGCTCCCGACCTCGCTGACGTACGCGTTCGGGCGGCTCCTCGCCAACCGCCGGCAGGGCTGGGTGATCTTCGGGGGCATGTTCACGCTGTTCGCGGTGTTCCTGGGCGTGCTGCTGCTGTCCGAGCAGCGCGGCAACCCGATCCTGACGGCCGCCGGTGCCGATCAGACCGTCACGGCCACGCAGGCGGGCGGAAACATGGAAGGCAAGGAAGTCCGCTTCGGCATCACCCAGACGGCGCTGTTCGCCGCGACGACCACCGCCGCCACGACCGGCAGCGTGAACGCCATGCACGACTCGCTGACGCCGCTGGGCGGCCTCGTGACCACCCTGCAGATGATGCTCAACAGCGTGTTCGGCGGCAAGGGCGTCGGCCTGATCAACTTCACGCAGTACCTGATTCTCAGCGTGTTCCTGGCGGGCCTGATGGTGGGCCGCACGCCGCAGTTCCTGGGCAAGAAGATCGAGGCGCGCGAGGTGAAACTCGTCATGCTGGCCGTCCTGGCCCACCCGCTGAGCATCCTGGGCTTCACGGCGCTGGCCGTGACGCTTCCCGCCGCGCTGGGCAGCCTGAACAACCCCGGCGCGCACGGCTTCACCGAGGTGCTGTACGCGTACACGTCCGCCACCGCCAACAACGGCTCGGCCTTCGCGGGCCTGAACGCCAACACGCCGTTCTACAACCTGACGACCGGACTGGCCATGCTGACCGGCCGGTACCTGACGCTGCTGCCCATGCTGGCCGTCGCGGGCCTGCTCGCCGCGAAGATGCGCGTCCCGGCCGGGAGCGGCACGCTGCGCACCGACACCGCCCTGTTCGGCGGCCTGACCGTCACCGTCCTGCTGATCGTCGGCGCCCTGACCTTCCTGCCGGCCCTGACCCTCGGGCCGGTCACCGATCACCTGCAGATGATGAAAGGAGCCGTGCAATGA
- the kdpB gene encoding potassium-transporting ATPase subunit KdpB, giving the protein MFAVPLLRAALRASVRKLSPRAQARNPVMFVVYVGTVVTLILTVQAAVQGRPWAYELTVTALLALTVLLANLAEGLAEARGKAQAASLRSAREDVTARRLTDGREETVPGGLLRRGDLIVAESGDLIPADGEIVEGLASVDESAITGESAPVIREAGTDHSGVTGGTRVLSDRIVVRVTSGPGESFLDRMIALVEGASRQKTPNEIALGILLSGLTLVFLLATVTLYPFTVYAGAPAAPVTLVALLVCLIPTTIGGLLPAIGIAGMDRALQANVIAGSGKAVEVAGDVDVLLLDKTGTITVGNRLATDFRALPGVDPADLMRAALLCSLQDPTPEGRSIVALARERGVNLPEPAGAELVEFSAQTRMSGVDFPAPGGPVSIRKGAGSRVADLARERGAAVPPELTGITDAIARSGATPLVVIENSRLLGAVALSDIIKPGIRDRFAQLRRMGLRTVMITGDNPLTAAAIAREAGVDSFLAEATPEDKLAMIREEQRGGRLVAMMGDGTNDAPALAQADVGLAMNSGTQAAREAGNMVDLDSDPTKLLEIIEIGKGLLITRGALTTFSVANDVAKYFAILPALFVTAYPELGVLNVMQLHSPASAVLSAVIFNALIIPALVPLALRGVPYRPMSASSLLSRNLLVYGLGGLLLPFVAIKVTDLLITPLF; this is encoded by the coding sequence ATCTTCGCCGTGCCGCTGCTGCGCGCCGCCCTGAGAGCCAGCGTCCGGAAGCTCTCCCCGCGCGCCCAGGCCCGCAATCCCGTGATGTTCGTCGTGTACGTCGGAACGGTCGTCACGCTGATCCTGACGGTGCAGGCCGCCGTGCAGGGCCGCCCGTGGGCGTACGAGCTGACGGTCACGGCGCTGCTGGCGCTGACGGTGCTGCTCGCGAACCTCGCCGAGGGGCTGGCCGAGGCGCGCGGGAAGGCGCAGGCGGCGTCGCTGCGCTCGGCGCGGGAGGACGTGACCGCCCGCCGCCTCACGGACGGACGCGAGGAGACCGTGCCGGGCGGCCTGCTGCGGCGCGGGGACCTGATCGTCGCCGAGAGCGGCGACCTGATTCCCGCCGACGGCGAGATCGTCGAGGGACTGGCCAGCGTGGACGAGAGCGCCATCACCGGCGAGAGCGCCCCCGTCATCCGCGAGGCCGGCACCGATCACAGTGGCGTGACGGGCGGCACCCGCGTCCTGAGCGACCGGATCGTGGTGCGCGTCACCAGCGGCCCCGGCGAGAGTTTCCTGGACCGCATGATCGCCCTGGTCGAGGGCGCCAGCCGCCAGAAAACCCCGAACGAGATCGCGCTGGGCATCCTGCTCAGCGGGCTGACGCTGGTGTTCCTGCTGGCCACCGTGACGCTCTACCCGTTCACGGTGTACGCCGGGGCGCCCGCCGCGCCGGTCACGCTGGTCGCGCTGCTCGTGTGCCTGATCCCCACGACCATCGGGGGTCTGCTGCCGGCCATCGGGATCGCGGGCATGGACCGCGCCCTGCAGGCGAACGTGATCGCGGGCAGCGGCAAGGCCGTCGAGGTGGCCGGGGACGTGGACGTGCTGCTGCTCGACAAGACCGGCACGATCACGGTCGGGAACCGCCTCGCCACCGACTTCCGCGCGCTGCCCGGCGTGGACCCGGCCGACCTGATGCGCGCCGCGCTGCTGTGCAGCCTGCAGGACCCCACGCCGGAGGGCCGCAGCATCGTCGCCCTGGCCCGCGAGCGGGGCGTGAACCTGCCCGAACCGGCCGGCGCCGAATTAGTGGAGTTCAGCGCGCAGACCCGCATGAGTGGCGTGGATTTCCCCGCTCCGGGCGGGCCGGTCAGCATCCGCAAGGGCGCGGGCAGCCGCGTGGCGGACCTCGCGCGGGAACGCGGCGCGGCCGTCCCGCCGGAACTGACCGGCATCACCGACGCGATCGCGCGCAGCGGCGCGACCCCGCTGGTCGTGATCGAGAACAGCCGCCTGCTCGGCGCGGTGGCCCTGTCGGACATCATCAAGCCGGGCATCCGTGACCGTTTCGCGCAGCTGCGCCGCATGGGCCTGCGGACCGTCATGATCACCGGCGACAACCCCCTGACCGCCGCCGCCATCGCCCGCGAGGCCGGCGTGGACTCCTTCCTGGCGGAGGCGACCCCCGAGGACAAGCTCGCCATGATCCGCGAGGAGCAGCGCGGCGGGCGGCTCGTCGCGATGATGGGCGACGGCACGAACGACGCCCCGGCGCTCGCGCAGGCGGACGTGGGGCTCGCCATGAATTCCGGCACGCAGGCGGCGCGGGAGGCGGGGAACATGGTCGACCTGGACAGCGACCCCACCAAACTGCTCGAGATCATCGAGATCGGCAAGGGCCTGCTGATCACGCGCGGCGCGCTGACGACCTTCTCGGTTGCGAACGACGTCGCCAAGTACTTCGCGATCCTGCCGGCGCTGTTCGTCACGGCTTACCCGGAACTGGGCGTCCTGAACGTCATGCAGCTGCACAGTCCGGCGAGCGCCGTGCTGAGCGCCGTGATCTTCAACGCGCTGATCATCCCGGCGCTCGTGCCGCTCGCCCTGCGCGGCGTGCCGTACCGCCCGATGAGCGCGTCGTCGCTGCTGAGCCGCAACCTGCTGGTGTACGGCCTGGGCGGGCTGCTGCTGCCGTTCGTGGCGATCAAGGTCACGGACCTGCTGATCACGCCGCTGTTCTGA